In a genomic window of Desulfovibrio inopinatus DSM 10711:
- the flgN gene encoding flagellar export chaperone FlgN — protein MNERILQNITRQSKALQTLFTLQQEEFAHLKELNPEAVSRTELSIQELMRQIAAERSEISLLIKKCDPSAKRVRDLLPSFTQEQRDEVEKSFALLEKVEQQCAKQAEKNHRLALGLFNQSQSYMSFLQKQLIPKKETYSKNGRFQDADTGPRVLRGRF, from the coding sequence ATGAACGAACGCATCCTGCAAAATATCACCCGGCAAAGCAAAGCACTTCAGACTCTCTTCACCTTGCAACAGGAAGAGTTTGCCCACCTCAAGGAACTCAATCCTGAGGCCGTAAGCCGAACAGAATTATCCATTCAGGAACTCATGCGTCAAATCGCTGCAGAACGAAGCGAAATCAGCCTCCTCATCAAAAAATGCGATCCATCGGCGAAGCGTGTTCGTGATTTGCTCCCTTCATTCACCCAAGAACAACGTGACGAAGTCGAGAAGTCATTCGCTTTGCTGGAAAAAGTCGAGCAGCAATGTGCCAAACAGGCGGAAAAAAATCACCGCCTCGCTTTAGGCTTATTCAATCAAAGTCAGTCCTACATGAGCTTTCTGCAAAAGCAACTCATTCCCAAGAAAGAGACGTACTCCAAAAACGGCCGCTTCCAAGACGCAGATACCGGGCCCAGAGTTTTGCGCGGGAGGTTCTAA